The genome window AGCCAATGCCGGAAGCGATGCCGGAGGGATTCAAACCACGGCCAGGCTCGAAGGTGAGGAATATGTTTTAAACGGAACCAAACAATGGATTACCAACGGCGGAGAGGCGCAGGTTTATACGGTCATTGCCATGACCGACAGAGCCAGGGGAAGCCGGGGAGCCAGTGCTTTTATTGTTGAAAAGGGTACACCCGGATTTGAATTCGGTAAAAAAGAGAAAAAAATGGGGATCAGATCCTCCGCCACCCGCGAGCTGGTGTTTACCGATTGCCGGATCCCGAAAGAAAATCTCCTGGCCAAAGACGGCATGGGTTTTTTAGTGGCCATGAAGACCCTGGATACCTCCCGGCCAGGCATCGGAGCCCAGGCTCTCGGCATTGCCCAGGGAGCCCTTGATGAGGCCATTGAGTATGCACGGGAAAGAGTTCAATTTGGAAAACCGATCTCCTCTCTTCAGGCTATCCAGCATATGATGGCTGATATGGCTACCCAGGTCGAAGCGGCACGGGCTTTAACCTATGCTGCCGCCCGGTACATCGACAGCGGGGCCAAGGATGTATCGAAAATATCGGCCATGGCCAAGGTATTCGCTTCCGATGTGGCCATGCAGGTAACCACCCAGGCAGTGCAGATTCTTGGCGGATATGGCTACATGCGGGACTATCCAGTCGAGAAAATGATGCGGGATGCCAAGATCACCCAGATTTATGAGGGAACAAATCAGATCCAGCGCAATGTCATCGCCCTGTCGCTCATCAAGGAGAAGGCCCAGAAGAAATGAAAATCATTGTCTGCATCAAACAGGTGCCGGAAACGGGAAATGTGAAGATCGATCCGCAAACCAATACCCTGATTCGCAGCGGCGTTCCCAGCATCATCAATCCGCTTGATATGTACGCCATCGAGGAAGCGCTTCGGTGGAAGGAGAAACTGGGAGCAGAAACGCTGGTATTGACCATGGGGCCGCCACAGGCTGAAGAAGCCCTCCGTGAGGCTGTCTCGATGGGCATCGATCAGGCTATATTGCTGAGCGACCGCCGGTTTGCCGGTGCCGACACCTATGCTACCGCCTATACCCTTTCCCTGGCTGTCCAGAAGCTTGCCCCCTTTGGCCTGATTTTCTGCGGCAAGCAGGCGATCGATGGAGATACCGCCCAGGTTGGCCCCGGTCTTGCCGAGCATCTTGGGATTGCGCATGTCGCATATGTGAAAAAGATCGAAGAGATTGACCAGGAGAAGGGTATCATAAGGGTTCAGCGTCTCATGGAAGATGGTTACGAGGTCCTCGATGTCCGGCTGCCTGCGCTGTTAACTATGGTGAAGGAAATCAATGAGCCCAGATTTCCCTCGCTCAAGGGGAAAATGCGGGCTAAAAAGCTGGAAATTCCCATCTGGGGAGCGGATGATCTGGGTGGAGAAATGGCGGATTTCGGCCTGTCCGGGTCGCCGACTCAGGTAAAAAGTATCTTCGCCCCGCCTGCCAGAGGGAAAGGGGAAGTTTTTACCGGCGAGGCCGCGGTGATGACGCAAATGCTGCTGAAAAGGTTACGGGAACAAAAAATTATATAGGAAAGGAGTCAGGAGTCAGAATACAGGAGCCAGGAGAGTGAGGAGTTGCTCTCCACTCCCTCGCCCCCTTTTTTGGGGGAGAGGGCCGGGTGAGGGGGGCTTTTATTTAACCAGCCGCGCAATTCCCGCGTATTTATTCTGACTTCTGTCTCCTGACTCCTTATAAAAAAGGGACCACATGGGTATTATCATTCAACAGGATCGTTGTACTGGCTGCGGGGAATGCGTTTTGGCCTGTCCCCTCGGGGCCATTAGTCTTGTCAATAACCGGCTTCAGATCAATGAGCAGTGTATTCTCTGCCAGGCGTGCCTGAATGTCTGTCCAGCGGAGGCTCTTGTTCTCGAAGAGGAGAAAAAAAGCAGGCCATCGCCCAAAGACCGCTCTTGTGAAGGGGTTTGGGTTTTTGGAGAGCAGAGGCATGGGACCATATCGGAGGTGGTCTATGAACTGATGGGTGAAGGAAGACGTCTGGCAGACAAGCTGGGCACCCATCTGGGGGTGATTGTCTTAGGGTCCGGCATGAAGTCAGAGGCTGAACAGTTGCTGCATTACGGGGCTGATCATGTCTATCTGGTCGATCATCCTGACCTTGCTGATTTTCATGATGATTCTTACACCAGGGTCTTCAGTTACCTGATCGAAAAATATCAGCCGGAAATTGTCCTGAGTGGAGCAACGGCCATCGGGCGCTCTTTTATTCCGAGAGTGGCTGTCCGGCTTAAAACCGGTTTGACAGCAGACTGCACAGCTCTTGATATCGACCTTGACCAGCGCCTTCTGCTGCAAACCCGGCCAGCGTTTGGCGGCAATATCATGGCCACGATTACCACCCCGCTGCACCGGCCCCAAATGGCCACCGTGCGGCATAAGGTTATGAAAAAAGCCGCCTTTTCCGCTGTTCCCCACGGGACGCTGCGGATTGAAACCGTACCCGAAGACCTGATATCGCCTGAGACAAAAGTTGTATCCCTGGTCAGGGATCTGACCGAACAGGTCAACCTGACCGATGCAGACATCATTGTTTCCGGCGGAAGAGGACTGGGAGGACCTCAGAACTTTCAGTTGCTGCACGATCTGGCCCGCGCCCTGGGAGCTGCCGTCGGTGCATCGCGGGCTGCTGTGGATGCAGGCTGGATTCCCTATTCACACCAGGTAGGCCAGACAGGTAAGACCGTCTGCCCCAAACTCTATATTGCCTGCGGCATCTCAGGGGCGATTCAGCATCTGGTCGGGATGCAGTCCTCCAGCACCATTGTAGCCATTAACAAAGACCCGCAGGCGCCGATCTTTTCAGTAGCTGATTACGGGCTTGTCGGAAACCTGTTTGAGATTGTGCCCTCCCTGACGAAAAAGTTGCAGGAGGCACGGTAGAAAGGAAAGGAGTCAGGAGCAGGAGCCGTTATTCTGACTCCTGACTCCTGAAAAGAATTGGGATTGACAACAAATATACAACCTGCTATATTTGCCGTCAGTATAGCTATATGGCGGGTATTACAGCAGGCGCTCAGCCTGTTGAGTTAAAGGATCGCGACTTTGATGAGGGATAGCTTTTATTATTCCAGGAAAGCGGCAAATCTGCCGTATCCTCAATTTAATCAGCGGGAAGAGGCAGGCTATATTCTCATCATTTCTTCATGTCTTATCTCTTTTACCTTAATCCTTTTAGCCGCAGGATATCTGAGTCTTCAGGCAAATCAGGTGTATCAGCTTGAGAGGGAAATCTGTTCGATCAGGGCTTTTTATATTGCCCAGGCTGGATTGAAGAAGATTGCCAGGGATCCGGATGCGTTGCAGAAAAACCTGAGCCAGGAACCGTGGCTAGGTTCCTTTGGGGAGGACGAAACGTACCAAGGGGAAAAGGTGCCGGACAGCAATCCTGTTCGGATCGTTGTTTCGGGAGCGTGCAGAACTGAAGATGGGCATATAGTGAGGCGGATTCTGGAGGCAACGTTGAGCCCGGGGAGAAGGGAATTGCCTTTTACCCTACCGGCGGTTTATGTTGAGAGTGAGCCCAGCTTCGCCGTTATTCCCGGGGATATCTATGGCAAATGCCTGGATATTGATAAAAATAAATACTCTCTGGCCATCCAGAGTGCAGGTAGAATTAGAAATGAGTTATTCTATACCATCCCGACCTATTTTCACGACGAATTTATTTCATTTCTTACTTTAGGATGCAACCAGGGTGTAAATTGTAGATCTGAAGATAATTATTATAGGAAAATGGAGACCAGGCATGAAGAGGAAGGAAATGGCTTACGGCTTTTATTGCCCACCACCACAAATGCCGCGCTTACCAAGTCACCTCTCTTGCCAGGCAGGGATCCGGAGTATGACTGGTACTATCACGATGCAACCAATAATATCGAATACCGCGGCACAGCGGGCAACGCACGAGGGACAGGGGCTAGAGCCGAGGTTGTTGTCAACCATGAGTATAATCTGTCTGAAGGGAACTATTACTTAACCAGGCTGGAATTGAGGCCGGACGCCAGGCTCAAGGGGACGGGTAAGGTAAAAATTTTTTGCGTTGGAGATATGTTACTGGGAAAAAACAGCCAGATCGGAGATCCAAACCATATCGGCAATCTCACTATCCTGGGTTATAGTATCGGTGATAACCCGCAATTTAGACTTCAGGAAAACTGCCGTGTCTACGGATCGATCCTGGCTCCTGGCTGTGAGCTTTTAATGCAGGCTGGAGTTGATATCCGGGGTGGGATTGTGGCCTGGTCGATGACCAACGATCTGCAGGGAAGCAGCAGAAGACCCTGGAAGATCGCATTCGATCCAGCCTTTGAGGAAGCAGTCAGCGAATCTGTTCCATCATCAGGAGCCTCTCTCCTTGCCAATTGGCGGGAGCGCAGGGCTCCAAACTGATATCTGCCTTCACCTTGGTACTGTTTTACGAACAAAAGTGCCCAAAGAGCAGGAAAGTGAAGAGGAATTATGAGCTTAAACAATAAGGTTGCTTTTATTACTGGAGCAGCCCAGGGAATCGGAAAAGAGACCGCTCTGACCCTGGCCCGAAAGGGGGCGATAATTGTTGCCGTTGATCTCAATAAAGAATTGCTTCTGAAAAACGCTGATGAATTCCAGAGCCTTGACCGGGAGTATTTTCCTCTGGCCATGAATGTCACCGACGAGCAGGAAGTGAATGATGCTGTAGCCAAGGTTATTGAACAATTTCAACGAATCGATATTCTGGTCAATAACGCCGGTATCACCAGGGACTCTCTTATTCTCCGGATGTCTGAAGCTGCGTGGGATTCCGTGCTCTCGGTTAATTTGAAAGGGGCTTTTCATTGTACCAAGGCTGTTGCCCGGGTTATGTTAAAGCAAAAAAAGGGAACCATTATCAATCTGGCTTCCGTGGTCGGGCTTATGGGCAATCCGGGACAGGCGAATTATTCGGCCTCAAAGGCAGGGTTGATAGGCCTGACCAAGACGGTAGCCCGGGAGTTGGCCGCCAAGGGAATTACCGTAAACGCTGTAGCTCCCGGCTATATCGATACCGATATGACCAGAGCTTTACCCCAGGCAGCCAGAGAGAAACTTGAAGATGCAATTCCGCTGAAAAGATTGGGAACTGTCCAGGATGTAGCGCAGGTTATCGCTTTTCTGGCTTCCGATGAGGCGAGTTACATTACCGGCCAGGTTATCAATGTCAACGGCGGAATGTACATGTGATTAACTTAATTACTAATTCTCCGTACGGAAAGATTTGAATTTTAACTCAAGGAGGTAAAAAAGATGGCAGCTTCAATTGAAGATCGAGTGAAAGAGATCATTACGGAACAGTTGGGAGTGGATGAAAAAGAAGTTACACCAGATGCTTCTTTTATCGATGATTTGGGTGCAGACTCTCTGGATACCGTTGAGCTGGTTATGGCCCTGGAGGAAGAGTTTGACATCGAGATTTCCGATGAAGATGCGGAAAAGATCATTACGGTAGGTGATGCCGTTAATTATATTACTGAGAATGCTAAGGAAGATTCTGAATAAGGAGCAGGAGGAACATTGGAAAGGCGGGTTGTTATAACCGGTCTGGGGGCAGTAACCCCAGTGGGCACGGGAGTTGATAAATTCTGGAAGGCGCTGTGTGCTGGTGAGCCGGGAATTGGGCCGATTACCCGTTTCGATGCTCAAAATTATCCGACGAGGATCGCTGGCGAGGTGCATGATTTCAATGCTGAAGACTTTATACCCAAAAAAGAAATCAAGAAGATGGATCCCTTTATCCACTATGCGCTTGCTGCCTCAGATATGGTTATGGAAGATGCAGGTATCAAGATTGACACTGATGAATCCTCGCGCTTTGGGGTATTGGTTGGCGCAGGTATTGGTGGGCTTTCAACCATTGAAAAATACCATGAGCTTGTTTTGCAGCACAACGGCCCCAAAAAGATCACTCCTTTTTTTATTCCCATGCTGATTATCAATCTGGCCTCAGGCCAGATTGCTATTCGCCATGGACTGAAGGGACCAAACTCCGCGGTTGTTACCGCCTGTGCTACCGGCACGAACGCCATTGGTGATGCATTCAGGATAATCCATCGTGGAGATGCCGACGGCATGATTACCGGTGGAGCTGAATCGGTCATCACCCCAATGGGAGTGGGAGGGTTCTGTGCCATGAGGGCACTCTCGTGCAGAAACGATGAACCTGCACGAGCAAGCCGTCCCTTTGAGAAAGACCGCGACGGCTTTGTGATGGGGGAGGGTGCCGGTCTCCTTCTTCTGGAGGAAATGAACCATGCTGTCAATCGGGGTGCAAAAATTTATGCTGAAGTGATCGGCTATGGCATGTCCTGTGATGCCTATCATATCTCTGCTCCGGACCCGGAGGGAAACGGTGCTGTCCTCTGCATGCAAAATGCCTTGCGGGACGCCCGCATTGAACCTTCTGAAGTTCAATACATCAACGCTCATGGAACATCGACGGAGCTCAATGACCGGAGTGAGACCGAAGCGATAAAAAAGGTATTCGGCCCTCATGCCTACCGGCTGCTGATCAGCGCAATCAAGTCCATGACCGGACATCTTCTGGGAGCTGCCGGTGGAGTTGAAGCTGTCGCTACTGCTTTGACGATTTTTCATGGGATCATTCCGCCGACGATCAATTATGAAACTCCTGATCCTGCCTGTGATCTGAATTATGTTCCCAATAAATCTCAGCGCAGTGATGTGCAGGTGGCTCTTTCGAACTCGTTTGGTTTTGGGGGAACTAATGCTACTCTCGTGTTGAAAAAGTTTGAACCTTGAAAGCTCATTCTGGCTCTTTCAGGAAGTCGATTCAAGAGAAACGAACTATTTAACACAACAAAATTACTTATGGATGAAGATCGAATCAATTGTTTGAAAGAATTACAAGACAATATCCAATCTCAATTTAAAAATCCAGCCTTTCTTAATCAAGCCCTGACCCATAAATCATATGCCAATGAAGCCAAGGACAGAAACCTCGTTATCGAAGATAACGAGCGGCTGGAATTTCTCGGCGATGCTATTCTCTGCTATGTAATTACCGATTTTATCATGGAAAAGTTTCCCGAATATACCGAAGGAATGCTCTCAAAGCTGCGGGCTCACCTTGTCAGTGAGAATACTCTGGCCTCTATAGCCATGAAAAGTAACCTTGGGAATTATCTCCTGTTGGGGAAGGGGGAAGAAAGCAGCGGCGGAAGATTAAAAAAATCTATCCTTGCCGATTGCCTGGAGGCTGTGTTTGCCGGAATTTACCTGGATCAGGGACTGGAGGCTGTGAGGGCATTTATTATCCAGAACTTTCAACCCTACATCGAAGAGGCAACTCAAAAAAATTACATCCCGGATTTTAAGACCATTCTCCAGGAATATGTGCAGGGGAAGCTCAACTGTACACCGATTTATCGAGTCACAAGCCAGAATGGCCTGGATCATGAAAAAATCTTTGAAGTGAAATTGACCATCGATCAAACTACCTATGGAACCGGAGAGGGCCGAAGCAAAAAAGAGGCCGAGCAGAAAGCCGCCTACCATGCCTTAAAAAAGATGAACATTGATGGTTTGGACTTCTAAATAGTAAATATTTTAGACCACGAAACACACGAAATACACGAAAGTATTTTCTGTGCTTTTCGTGTGTTTCGTGGTTAATATTCTTTTCTCTTCTCATTGAAATTCAAAAGGCGCCAGTCTCTCGAGAGGCTGGCGCCTTTTTTTATTTCAACCTTTCGCTCTCTTACAACGACCACCAGGGTTGTACATCCAGGGTGAAGTGTGCTGTGCTCCAGGCTCCATGCGTATCGTAAGCGGTAATCTGCACCTGGTAGAGGCCAGGGAAGTAAGTCAGGAACGAGAAGACAGCACCGCCTCTATACAGACCGTAGGCTGCCTCGCCGCTCAGGCTTTGATCAGCATTAAGCTGATCCTGTATGCCCTTGCCCGAGAGCTCTGTAACCATGCCGATATTGCAGGAGTAGTAGAGAGGCTCTATGTCAGGATCATAGAATTCAACCGGAATGGAAAACAACTGACCTGCCAGCGCAACCTGGGGGCTGTCGATATCTTCTCCCAGGACTGGAGGATGATTCAACCAACTGCCGGGATTAGCCACAACAAGAGTATATTCACCCACGCTGCTGAGGCCACGGGTATCTCTGGCAATCACTACGATTCGGTGAACCCCCTCAAATTGAGGATGAAAGCTGATATATGGCGTGGTGGGATCGTGAATGAGATCCTCCTGATAGGGTCCATATCCATAATAAGGCATTCCATCGATAAAGGCAGTATAGGTGACGTTGCCCCAGAAAGTTCCAACCCCGGTAGAATCGGATTTCCCGTTTTGATCTGGTTGATTATCCTGATCATAACAAACGAAATATTTCTCATACGGCTGGGAGCTTCCGAGAAGATAGAAATCATCCTCAAGTTCCTCCAATCGGGGAGGATGATTGACTACCGGGTAATTCACCACAGTTATTGGAAAAACCTCTACATCGCTTAATCCCATCCGGTCGGATACCCGGACAGTTATTACCATCTCTTCCAGGTATTGCGGAATATAGGTCAGCATTACCACATTGGACAAGACCTTCGGATCATCAATGCTGCAGGGCATAAGGTATTTGTCTCTATAAAGAATCGGAGTAATCTCATCCACAAGTTTTACCCGGGTGATAAGGTTTTGAGCAGCCGTTCCCTGTGCACCCCAGCCACCGATGTTAGCGGTAAAATGTAACTGAGGATCTCCTACCGGCGGGGGAGATACATCGATATCGCTAGCTTCGATCACGAGATTGAAAGGAGCGAAAAGCTGGGCAAATTGAGGACCGATCTTCTGAAGTTTCGGCGGATGGTTGGTAATGAGGTTCTTGTTGTTATGAAACCAGATATTATCGATACGGTATCCGTTACCATAGATTCTGATCCAGAGTACCCTGGATTGGCCTCCCCCGAATGCCTGGGAATCATTATCGGTTCCATCATCCGCCAGGTCAAGATCCTCATCCATATCCCGCATCACCATGTGCCAGGTCCCGTCTTGATATTGCCGTCCGAGGTTGACCACGATGTAGGCCGGATTCTTCTCCGTATTTCCTCCTGCCGGGAATCCTCCTTCTACCAAAGCGGGGGGCTCTCCCTGAGTACCGAGGGGACGATAACCTAAAACTGCATAATGGCCACTTGCGGTAACAAGCCCTACCTGGAATTCAAATTGGTCCCATTGTTCCAGGCCGAGCCTTGAGGCAATGTTAAAGGAGATGGCCTGGTGATCGGTGACAGGCTGAGGTCCCGTTGATGTCGAGTAGGCAATGTTCTCATTCATAACCCAGAAGCGTTCCAGGCTGTTGAATACTGAAGGATTGGATGACCAGACTTCCATGACGCGGCTGCCCTCGGTGTAATCGAGGATAGTATGCATGCTGCCATATCCGACGCCATAACCAAAGTAGGGGTAGGCATAACTGGAAGTTTTCCACCCCCAGTTTTGGGGATTATCCCAGTACTCAAAATCCTGCCAGCGAATTGTCTGTGTTGTCTGGGCCAAAACCCTATGGCAGCACAAAAGAACAATAACGCCAAGGAGCAGCCCAAATATTTGTTTTTGAACCTTTGATTCTCTCAAAAATTTAATCTTCATATCCGAAACTCCTTCCCTCTTTGGTCTAAGACTGCTGTTTTTTCCTTCTTTATCCATTTAATAAATATAAAAAATGTAAAATGAGTTATTTTTTGTTAAGGTGTCGTTCTTTTTCCTCTCGACCATGATATTGCCTTTTTCATGTCTGCCAAATATCCTCGTGTTCTTTCGATCTTGAAATTGTCTCCCGCACATCTCCCCCAGAGCCAGGTTGTGGATCTCCACTTCCCTTCACGGGGGTCGAAGTGGCTGAGAGCGGTACTGTTGAGTCTGGCATCCTGTTTGTTCCCTCCAAAGGTAATGATAACGTCCTGAGCACACAAGTGCTTATCAGGTCCATCCGGGACGGAAATAATATTGCGGCCACTATCGAGGTTGATTGTGGGTGGTGGAGCGATAGTAAAGGGAGGAATGCGAAGGTTAGAGACTTCCTTATCCAGATACAATATATATCCGCGACCGGTTTCGATTGCGAAGTCATTGCCTTGAAAAGAATTGCTGTTGGGATCAATATAGAGTGTTTTTCTCCCGATCCCCCCTGTTCCAATCGATGTCTGGCTGTGCGGTTCGCGGGGGAAAAGCACCAGGAACTCTGTGGCCGTATCACAAGCCTTGAGAGGTGTCCCTGGATAAGCGAATAGATTCATGCCTGCCGGAAAAGGATACTGGTGGTTCGACAGCCCGATGTTGACCTCCCGGTCTTCCCCGCCAGTAATAGAGACAGGAGTGATAAGAATGTTGGGGTCATCCATATGCGACGAATCGATATTTTGCAGGACCGATGTCAGTCGGTTGGTTTCCCATTGGCACCAGTTTTCCGCCTGCTTAAAGGCAATGACATTGTCATACATCTCGTTGAAATATCCACCGGTAACTTTATTCGGATCATAAACGGTATAAACAATAAATTCCGAATTTGGGAGATTGGATATGGTGAAATTCCCTGCCGTGTCAGTAATGGCGGAGCTGGGAATCTGGCCAACGTCACGAAGGTGTTTGATATCGAGGGCACGCACCGTAATATTAGCCAATCCTTTTTGAGGGTCTTCATCCAGGTAAATCCGGCCATGAATTTTTCCTGTTCCCTGACCGGGGATAAACGGTGTTAAGGTAATAGTTCCGACATTCCTGTTTTCTCCCAATTTTAAATTCGTCAGAGTCTGCTCCACCACGCTGTAGCCGTCCTTGGCAATGCGAAGGATCACCTCCCCCGAAAGCAGCTGGTGAAAAGAAAACTCTCCGGTGGTTGGATTGATAGAGGCAGAGTTGATATGCTCATGGTTTTTGGTCAGCAAGATGGCAATCTTGGGCAAATTGCCTCCCTGGACAGCCACCTTGCCGCTGATAGAAGTTTCCGCCAGGGTAAAGTTAATCTGCTTTGATTCTCCTTCCCCCAGTGAAATTATCTCTTCCTTGGTGGAAGTGGCATTTTGACCGTAGAAAACACTAAAAATATCAACACTCCCAATCCTTGAAAAGGCCCGTACCTTATACCCGCCTGGCTTGAGGAACTTAAAAGCATAACCTCCATATTTTCCGGTATGGAAAACTACCGGCTGGTTGGCATCGGGATCAGGAACGTTCATTACCTTGGCCGGAATGACAGATCGGCTTATTGGCTGGTTATTGACGGGAACGATTTCCACCTGGATGCCCTTGATTCCCTGGTCACTGCCATCGGCTTGCGTAAAATAGGTAATCTGCGGGTTAGCAGGATCCCGGCGGTTCGGGTCCCTGCCAATATCCAGGTCCGATTGGCCGCTCTGACCTTCCTGAACTGATTGAACGTAAAAAATGTGAGAGGTCACTTCCCTGGTATTCGGATCGGTAATGATACCGAAA of bacterium contains these proteins:
- a CDS encoding acyl-CoA dehydrogenase family protein; the encoded protein is MDYFLTEEQVMIRDLARQIAREKVLPIRAELDEKEEFPWPVMQSLAEADLFGVYLPEEYGGTGGGVFELCLAVEELSRVCGGVAVSFAASALGAIPILLFGNGQQKEKYLPEIARGRKLAAFALTEANAGSDAGGIQTTARLEGEEYVLNGTKQWITNGGEAQVYTVIAMTDRARGSRGASAFIVEKGTPGFEFGKKEKKMGIRSSATRELVFTDCRIPKENLLAKDGMGFLVAMKTLDTSRPGIGAQALGIAQGALDEAIEYARERVQFGKPISSLQAIQHMMADMATQVEAARALTYAAARYIDSGAKDVSKISAMAKVFASDVAMQVTTQAVQILGGYGYMRDYPVEKMMRDAKITQIYEGTNQIQRNVIALSLIKEKAQKK
- a CDS encoding electron transfer flavoprotein subunit beta/FixA family protein, which codes for MKIIVCIKQVPETGNVKIDPQTNTLIRSGVPSIINPLDMYAIEEALRWKEKLGAETLVLTMGPPQAEEALREAVSMGIDQAILLSDRRFAGADTYATAYTLSLAVQKLAPFGLIFCGKQAIDGDTAQVGPGLAEHLGIAHVAYVKKIEEIDQEKGIIRVQRLMEDGYEVLDVRLPALLTMVKEINEPRFPSLKGKMRAKKLEIPIWGADDLGGEMADFGLSGSPTQVKSIFAPPARGKGEVFTGEAAVMTQMLLKRLREQKII
- a CDS encoding FAD-binding protein yields the protein MGIIIQQDRCTGCGECVLACPLGAISLVNNRLQINEQCILCQACLNVCPAEALVLEEEKKSRPSPKDRSCEGVWVFGEQRHGTISEVVYELMGEGRRLADKLGTHLGVIVLGSGMKSEAEQLLHYGADHVYLVDHPDLADFHDDSYTRVFSYLIEKYQPEIVLSGATAIGRSFIPRVAVRLKTGLTADCTALDIDLDQRLLLQTRPAFGGNIMATITTPLHRPQMATVRHKVMKKAAFSAVPHGTLRIETVPEDLISPETKVVSLVRDLTEQVNLTDADIIVSGGRGLGGPQNFQLLHDLARALGAAVGASRAAVDAGWIPYSHQVGQTGKTVCPKLYIACGISGAIQHLVGMQSSSTIVAINKDPQAPIFSVADYGLVGNLFEIVPSLTKKLQEAR
- the fabG gene encoding 3-oxoacyl-[acyl-carrier-protein] reductase, giving the protein MSLNNKVAFITGAAQGIGKETALTLARKGAIIVAVDLNKELLLKNADEFQSLDREYFPLAMNVTDEQEVNDAVAKVIEQFQRIDILVNNAGITRDSLILRMSEAAWDSVLSVNLKGAFHCTKAVARVMLKQKKGTIINLASVVGLMGNPGQANYSASKAGLIGLTKTVARELAAKGITVNAVAPGYIDTDMTRALPQAAREKLEDAIPLKRLGTVQDVAQVIAFLASDEASYITGQVINVNGGMYM
- the acpP gene encoding acyl carrier protein — encoded protein: MAASIEDRVKEIITEQLGVDEKEVTPDASFIDDLGADSLDTVELVMALEEEFDIEISDEDAEKIITVGDAVNYITENAKEDSE
- the fabF gene encoding beta-ketoacyl-ACP synthase II yields the protein MERRVVITGLGAVTPVGTGVDKFWKALCAGEPGIGPITRFDAQNYPTRIAGEVHDFNAEDFIPKKEIKKMDPFIHYALAASDMVMEDAGIKIDTDESSRFGVLVGAGIGGLSTIEKYHELVLQHNGPKKITPFFIPMLIINLASGQIAIRHGLKGPNSAVVTACATGTNAIGDAFRIIHRGDADGMITGGAESVITPMGVGGFCAMRALSCRNDEPARASRPFEKDRDGFVMGEGAGLLLLEEMNHAVNRGAKIYAEVIGYGMSCDAYHISAPDPEGNGAVLCMQNALRDARIEPSEVQYINAHGTSTELNDRSETEAIKKVFGPHAYRLLISAIKSMTGHLLGAAGGVEAVATALTIFHGIIPPTINYETPDPACDLNYVPNKSQRSDVQVALSNSFGFGGTNATLVLKKFEP
- the rnc gene encoding ribonuclease III translates to MKELQDNIQSQFKNPAFLNQALTHKSYANEAKDRNLVIEDNERLEFLGDAILCYVITDFIMEKFPEYTEGMLSKLRAHLVSENTLASIAMKSNLGNYLLLGKGEESSGGRLKKSILADCLEAVFAGIYLDQGLEAVRAFIIQNFQPYIEEATQKNYIPDFKTILQEYVQGKLNCTPIYRVTSQNGLDHEKIFEVKLTIDQTTYGTGEGRSKKEAEQKAAYHALKKMNIDGLDF